A part of Paenibacillus sp. sptzw28 genomic DNA contains:
- a CDS encoding class I SAM-dependent RNA methyltransferase, protein MEKLQLIATSPMGLEAVIARELKDLGYDDVRVENGRVNFTGGPADICRANLWLRTSDRVLVKMAEFPARTFEELFEGTKAVDWADWIPGDGEFPVEGRSHKSQLTSVPACQSIVKKAVVEKMKATYGTEWFPEDGARFVIEVSLLNDMALITLDTTGPGLHKRGYRKLVTEAPLKETMAAAMVLLSRWRPERPLYDPFCGSGTIPIEAAMIGWNIAPGLRRSFNSEGWPLVPEELWEAAREEAFDSVKDDIPLSIAGSDFDPAAIEVAEAAAKKAGFARDIKFSVLPIAKAKPEGDYGCIITNPPYGTRLGDEAEAEKALRELGRFALYLPTWSFFAISPSKAVEHYFGRNADKRRKLFNGRIECALYQYFGPLPPFPGKEKP, encoded by the coding sequence TTGGAAAAGCTGCAGTTGATTGCAACATCCCCTATGGGACTTGAGGCGGTAATCGCGAGGGAATTGAAGGATCTTGGATATGACGATGTAAGAGTCGAGAACGGCCGAGTCAACTTTACCGGCGGGCCCGCCGATATTTGCCGCGCCAACCTTTGGCTGCGTACATCAGACAGGGTATTGGTGAAAATGGCCGAATTCCCGGCGCGTACGTTCGAAGAATTGTTCGAAGGAACGAAGGCGGTCGATTGGGCGGACTGGATTCCGGGAGACGGCGAGTTTCCGGTTGAAGGCCGCTCGCACAAATCGCAGCTTACCAGCGTGCCGGCATGCCAAAGTATTGTGAAGAAAGCCGTTGTTGAGAAAATGAAAGCGACATATGGGACCGAATGGTTCCCGGAGGACGGCGCGAGATTCGTTATCGAAGTGTCGCTGCTTAACGATATGGCTCTGATCACGCTCGACACGACTGGACCCGGACTGCATAAGCGCGGCTACCGCAAGCTTGTAACAGAGGCGCCGCTGAAGGAAACGATGGCGGCGGCAATGGTGCTGCTCAGCCGCTGGCGCCCCGAAAGGCCGCTGTACGACCCTTTCTGCGGGTCGGGCACGATTCCGATCGAGGCCGCTATGATCGGCTGGAACATTGCGCCGGGCCTGCGCCGTTCGTTCAACAGCGAGGGTTGGCCGCTTGTCCCCGAGGAGCTGTGGGAAGCGGCGCGCGAGGAAGCATTCGACTCGGTGAAGGACGATATTCCGCTTTCAATCGCAGGCTCGGATTTCGATCCTGCCGCGATTGAAGTGGCCGAAGCCGCCGCGAAGAAGGCGGGCTTTGCCCGCGACATCAAATTCAGCGTCCTCCCGATCGCCAAAGCGAAGCCGGAGGGCGACTACGGCTGCATTATTACGAACCCGCCATATGGAACCCGGTTAGGCGATGAAGCGGAAGCGGAGAAAGCGCTTCGCGAGCTTGGACGATTTGCGCTTTATTTGCCGACCTGGTCCTTCTTCGCAATAAGCCCGTCCAAAGCGGTAGAGCATTATTTCGGCCGCAATGCGGATAAGCGGCGGAAGCTGTTCAATGGCCGGATCGAATGTGCGCTGTACCAATATTTCGGGCCGCTTCCTCCTTTTCCGGGTAAGGAAAAGCCTTGA
- a CDS encoding O-methyltransferase, which produces MSTEQYVERLLGRDADLERVHKTIREHEMPEISIAPGYGRLLTMLVRMSGARNVLEIGALGGYSGICLARGLSDGGRLTSLELLQDYADVARGSLEAAGLGHLAEYIVGDAKANLSLLEREGRKFDFFFIDADKESYPLYLEYAIKLANPGAVITGDNALLHGKTTDPEKSGPSVIAMRQFNERMVTDKRLIGTLLPAYDGLAVAMVK; this is translated from the coding sequence ATGTCTACAGAGCAATATGTGGAGCGGCTGCTCGGTAGGGATGCCGATTTGGAGCGTGTACATAAGACAATTCGAGAGCATGAAATGCCGGAGATCTCGATAGCGCCCGGGTATGGAAGATTACTGACGATGCTTGTCCGTATGTCAGGGGCGAGGAATGTGCTTGAAATCGGCGCTCTCGGCGGATATAGCGGCATTTGTCTGGCAAGGGGATTATCGGATGGGGGCAGGCTCACATCCCTTGAGCTTCTTCAGGACTATGCCGATGTAGCCCGAGGCAGCCTGGAAGCGGCTGGACTTGGGCACCTGGCCGAATATATCGTCGGCGATGCGAAAGCGAATTTGTCCCTTCTTGAACGGGAAGGGAGGAAGTTCGACTTCTTCTTCATCGATGCGGACAAAGAAAGCTATCCGCTTTACCTGGAATATGCCATCAAGCTGGCCAATCCCGGTGCGGTTATTACAGGCGATAATGCGCTTCTTCACGGCAAAACGACCGATCCGGAGAAATCGGGTCCGTCTGTCATCGCCATGCGTCAATTTAACGAACGAATGGTTACTGACAAGCGGCTAATCGGCACATTGCTGCCGGCTTACGACGGGCTTGCAGTGGCTATGGTGAAATAA
- the abc-f gene encoding ribosomal protection-like ABC-F family protein, with translation MQLMTIEGIEKYIADRLLFRQEGRILIEGAARIGVVGRNGAGKSTLLAILAGRMEADGGRIIRSCTAAELLQAAGSRGGKQAARETAMPGAAPEREAEAAKRWAAPEEEAAEAHGSGGERTRLALAALMATGAELLIADEPTSHLDAEGTKQLEDTIAAYDGAVVLVSHDRALLDAVCTQIIELEDGKLTLFDGNYSDYRREKQARIARARFEYEQYAKDRARLETAIAEVMDSARGVRKKPRRMSYKEANLGICKRDGAEMSLHRKVKSLESRLSRLEVKEKPRDEEAPLFDASAHESCRSKHVLRIEELTAEFGDRVLFRRLNLHVRPGMRIALLGRNGAGKTTMLQMIAGQVKGVTFSPSCRMGYFRQNLTLLDESKTVLQNIMATTNYNETHVRTVLARTLFKREDALKHVSELSGGERVKATLAKLLLGGYNTLLLDEPTNYLDLFARESLEEALGQYPGTILFASHDKTFVRKVATHKLYLRDGEWELNAHGDEPDSAQAGPGGAAASAKASQEADEEIRLELLRLEWAITETLGRLSVLRPGEDPAELDAEFKRLVARKRELLTLG, from the coding sequence ATGCAGCTGATGACAATTGAAGGAATCGAAAAATATATCGCCGACCGTCTGCTTTTTCGGCAGGAAGGACGCATCTTGATCGAAGGCGCGGCCAGAATCGGCGTGGTCGGACGCAACGGGGCGGGCAAATCGACGCTTCTTGCGATACTTGCCGGGCGGATGGAGGCGGACGGAGGGCGGATTATCCGTTCATGTACGGCCGCCGAGCTGCTGCAGGCGGCCGGCAGCCGCGGCGGTAAGCAAGCGGCCCGGGAGACGGCGATGCCGGGTGCAGCGCCGGAACGCGAAGCGGAAGCGGCCAAGCGGTGGGCCGCCCCTGAGGAAGAGGCGGCTGAAGCTCACGGCAGCGGAGGTGAACGGACACGGCTGGCCTTGGCCGCGTTAATGGCGACCGGAGCGGAGCTGCTCATAGCGGACGAACCGACGAGCCATCTGGATGCTGAAGGCACGAAGCAGCTTGAGGATACTATCGCAGCCTATGACGGCGCTGTCGTGCTCGTATCTCATGACAGGGCGCTGCTTGACGCTGTTTGTACCCAAATCATTGAGCTGGAAGACGGCAAGCTTACTTTATTCGATGGCAATTATTCCGACTACCGCCGGGAGAAGCAAGCCCGCATCGCCCGTGCACGTTTCGAGTACGAGCAGTATGCGAAAGACAGAGCGCGCCTTGAAACGGCGATTGCCGAGGTCATGGACTCAGCCAGGGGAGTACGGAAAAAGCCGAGACGGATGAGCTATAAAGAGGCGAACCTCGGCATCTGCAAGCGTGACGGCGCCGAAATGTCCCTTCACCGCAAGGTGAAAAGCCTGGAGTCGCGATTATCGCGGCTGGAGGTTAAAGAAAAGCCGCGGGACGAAGAGGCTCCCTTGTTCGATGCCTCAGCCCATGAGTCCTGCCGCAGCAAGCATGTGCTGCGTATCGAAGAGCTCACAGCGGAATTCGGCGACCGGGTGCTGTTTCGCAGGCTGAACCTGCATGTCAGACCCGGCATGCGCATCGCCCTGCTCGGACGAAACGGTGCAGGAAAAACAACGATGCTGCAGATGATCGCGGGGCAGGTGAAGGGCGTCACGTTCTCGCCAAGCTGCCGAATGGGATATTTCCGGCAAAATCTTACGCTGCTCGATGAGAGCAAGACGGTGCTGCAAAACATCATGGCAACGACAAACTACAATGAAACCCATGTGCGGACCGTGTTGGCGCGAACGCTGTTCAAGCGTGAGGATGCGCTCAAGCATGTTAGCGAGCTAAGCGGCGGGGAACGAGTCAAAGCTACGCTTGCGAAGCTGCTACTCGGCGGATACAATACGCTTCTGCTTGACGAGCCGACCAATTATCTTGACTTATTCGCAAGGGAAAGCCTTGAGGAGGCGCTAGGACAATACCCCGGTACGATATTGTTCGCATCCCACGACAAGACATTCGTTCGAAAGGTAGCAACACATAAGCTGTATCTGAGGGATGGAGAGTGGGAATTGAATGCACACGGGGATGAGCCGGATTCGGCGCAAGCCGGTCCAGGCGGAGCAGCAGCCTCTGCCAAAGCTTCGCAAGAAGCGGACGAGGAAATCCGGCTCGAGCTGCTCCGGCTGGAGTGGGCGATCACCGAAACGCTCGGCCGGCTGTCGGTTCTCCGCCCTGGCGAAGATCCGGCTGAGCTCGACGCCGAGTTCAAGCGGCTTGTAGCCCGCAAGCGAGAGTTGTTGACGCTGGGATAA
- a CDS encoding MFS transporter, producing the protein MEQWKKNLAVLWVGQFLVMAGMTMIIPFMSLYLQSEGIGLTNPHEIATWAGVIFAGNFVTAFLFQPLWGKLSDRYGRKMMLLRSGFGMAIVMALMGFATSPWHLLLLRMVNGTISGFNPASISLISATTPKDRMGFAMGTLQSGGIAGTILGPFIGGLLADQVGFRPIFYLTGTLLFLASLLALFVVKESFDRASAAKRPNVSIAHGFKLLGRIPQLSSLFAVTFLLQFAMIGPMPLMPLYVQQLHGSTVNLAFWSGFVGSAAGLSNMIASPLLGRLSDRIGQERVLGVSLIGAALLFIPQAMATSVWQLLLFRFIQGIFLGGLIPSVNALIRRFTPDGMESRSYSFNSSTLSLGNMIGPIVGGVISGWIGIGGVFLTSAALFVINAVWVWRTLIRAAVRKYPAAQ; encoded by the coding sequence ATGGAACAATGGAAGAAGAACCTGGCCGTCCTTTGGGTGGGACAGTTCCTCGTTATGGCCGGAATGACGATGATTATTCCATTCATGTCGCTGTATTTGCAGTCCGAAGGCATAGGACTTACGAACCCGCACGAAATCGCCACGTGGGCGGGCGTTATTTTTGCGGGAAACTTTGTGACAGCCTTCCTGTTTCAGCCTCTATGGGGCAAGCTGTCCGACCGTTACGGGCGAAAAATGATGCTGCTGCGTTCAGGGTTCGGCATGGCGATCGTAATGGCGCTCATGGGCTTTGCCACCTCGCCCTGGCATCTGCTGCTGCTGCGGATGGTGAACGGGACGATCTCCGGCTTTAACCCTGCATCGATTTCGCTCATATCCGCCACGACTCCGAAAGACCGGATGGGCTTTGCGATGGGGACGCTGCAGTCCGGCGGTATCGCGGGCACGATACTCGGACCGTTCATCGGCGGATTGTTGGCCGACCAGGTCGGCTTCCGTCCTATCTTCTACCTGACCGGGACACTGTTGTTTCTCGCATCGCTGCTGGCTTTGTTTGTCGTCAAAGAAAGCTTCGACCGCGCGTCCGCCGCGAAACGGCCGAACGTATCGATCGCCCACGGCTTCAAGCTGCTCGGACGGATACCGCAGCTCAGCTCGTTATTCGCCGTAACCTTTCTGCTCCAGTTCGCGATGATCGGACCGATGCCGCTGATGCCTCTCTATGTTCAGCAGCTGCACGGGTCAACCGTTAATCTCGCTTTCTGGTCGGGTTTCGTTGGTTCAGCGGCGGGACTCTCAAATATGATTGCCTCTCCGCTTCTGGGGCGGCTGAGCGATCGGATCGGACAAGAACGCGTGCTGGGCGTCTCGCTTATTGGTGCTGCACTTCTGTTCATCCCCCAGGCTATGGCGACGTCGGTGTGGCAGCTTCTTCTGTTCCGGTTTATTCAGGGAATATTCCTCGGGGGCCTCATCCCTTCCGTAAATGCGCTTATCCGCAGGTTCACGCCGGACGGAATGGAGAGCCGCTCGTACAGCTTCAACAGCAGCACGCTCAGTCTCGGCAACATGATCGGTCCGATTGTCGGCGGGGTAATATCGGGCTGGATCGGTATCGGCGGCGTCTTCCTTACATCAGCGGCACTGTTCGTTATCAATGCCGTCTGGGTTTGGCGGACACTTATTCGAGCGGCTGTGCGAAAATACCCGGCGGCACAATAA
- the hemE gene encoding uroporphyrinogen decarboxylase, with protein sequence MSYNDRFIRACRKEQVDRVPVWYMRQAGRYDPEYRKIKEKYSLLEICRQPELAAEVTLMPVKKLGVDAAILYSDIMNPVASIGIDFDIVPNVGPVIDNPIRTAADVAKLRPIDVEGDLSHVLDTIRILDRELDVPLITFAGAPFTIASYLIEGRPSKSYIRTKSLMYGDPAVWHQLMDKLGDMVIAYLRAHMAAGGKAFQLFDSWVGALAPDDFRRFVLPTIERIFDELSDLPQPKIYFPGVASGELLPTLGSVKADVIGLDWRVPITEGRRRLGGGFAVQGNLDPYVLTAPMDVVKSYAKGIIDEGIAQPGFIFNLGHGLFPEASLDKLRELTSYIHKYSAEAIAGSKREEARHA encoded by the coding sequence ATGAGCTACAACGATCGGTTCATCCGCGCTTGCCGCAAGGAGCAAGTCGATCGCGTACCCGTCTGGTATATGCGACAAGCGGGGCGCTATGATCCCGAATACCGTAAAATAAAAGAGAAATATTCGCTGCTTGAAATATGCCGTCAGCCAGAGCTGGCAGCCGAGGTTACGCTTATGCCGGTGAAGAAGCTCGGTGTTGATGCGGCTATTTTGTATTCCGACATTATGAATCCGGTCGCATCGATCGGCATAGATTTTGATATTGTGCCGAATGTCGGGCCGGTTATAGACAATCCGATCCGTACAGCCGCTGATGTGGCCAAGCTGAGACCGATCGATGTTGAGGGTGATTTGTCTCACGTTCTGGATACGATTCGTATATTGGACCGCGAGCTTGATGTGCCGCTTATCACCTTTGCGGGAGCGCCCTTTACAATAGCGAGCTACTTGATTGAAGGTCGTCCGTCCAAATCCTACATACGGACCAAATCGCTTATGTACGGCGATCCGGCGGTATGGCATCAGCTGATGGATAAACTTGGCGACATGGTTATTGCTTACCTGCGTGCCCATATGGCGGCGGGGGGCAAAGCGTTCCAGCTGTTCGACAGCTGGGTCGGTGCGCTCGCGCCCGACGATTTCCGGCGGTTCGTGCTGCCTACGATCGAGCGGATTTTCGATGAGCTGTCCGACCTGCCGCAGCCGAAAATATATTTTCCCGGAGTTGCTTCAGGCGAGCTGCTTCCGACTCTTGGCTCGGTAAAGGCTGATGTGATCGGACTCGACTGGCGCGTGCCGATTACAGAGGGGCGGCGCCGTCTGGGCGGAGGTTTCGCGGTGCAGGGCAACCTCGATCCTTATGTGCTTACCGCGCCTATGGATGTCGTGAAATCTTACGCAAAAGGGATTATTGATGAGGGTATCGCGCAGCCGGGATTTATTTTCAACCTTGGCCATGGATTGTTTCCGGAAGCTTCACTTGACAAGCTGCGCGAGCTGACCTCATATATTCATAAGTATTCGGCGGAAGCGATTGCCGGGTCGAAGCGGGAGGAAGCGCGTCATGCCTGA
- the hemH gene encoding ferrochelatase, translating into MPDLKIGVLVMSYGTPESMDGIEEYYTHIRRGHPPTTEQLAELSGRYEAVVGGVFPLRENTNRQVAGLQEKLDTIAPGRYVCYQGLKHARPYIEDGVAAMFKDGIRTAIGIVLAPHYSVMSVGGYIKRAREKADELGLEMTFVESYHLHPKLIEALVHRVKSALDVFDRTRPLKVLFSAHSLPEKIREMNDPYERQLNETSAAVAEGAGVSDWQFTWQSAGRTREPWLGPDILETLAEAGERGYKQVLSAPIGFVSDHLEVLYDLDIEAQAAAREIGVKFERIQMLNTDPLYMDTLAESVRTQDKWPF; encoded by the coding sequence ATGCCTGACCTTAAAATCGGGGTGCTTGTCATGTCTTACGGAACGCCGGAGAGCATGGACGGCATTGAAGAATATTACACCCATATCAGGAGGGGACACCCTCCTACAACGGAGCAGCTCGCCGAGCTGAGCGGCCGCTACGAGGCAGTCGTGGGCGGCGTCTTCCCGCTTCGGGAGAACACGAACCGGCAGGTGGCCGGGCTTCAGGAGAAGCTGGATACAATTGCGCCGGGGCGCTACGTTTGTTATCAAGGATTAAAGCATGCGCGGCCATATATTGAGGATGGTGTCGCCGCAATGTTCAAAGACGGCATTCGCACGGCGATCGGTATCGTTCTGGCGCCGCATTACTCGGTTATGAGCGTTGGCGGTTATATCAAGCGCGCTCGGGAAAAAGCGGATGAGCTTGGCCTGGAAATGACTTTTGTGGAGAGCTACCATTTACATCCTAAGCTGATCGAAGCGCTTGTGCACCGGGTGAAATCGGCGCTTGATGTATTTGACCGTACGCGGCCTTTAAAAGTGCTGTTCAGCGCCCACAGTCTCCCGGAGAAAATCAGGGAGATGAACGATCCTTACGAACGCCAGCTGAACGAAACCTCAGCTGCGGTTGCCGAAGGTGCAGGCGTGTCCGACTGGCAGTTTACATGGCAGAGCGCAGGCCGAACGCGCGAGCCGTGGCTCGGACCGGATATTCTGGAAACGCTGGCGGAAGCAGGCGAGAGGGGATACAAGCAGGTGCTCTCCGCTCCGATCGGCTTTGTGTCCGATCATTTAGAGGTGCTGTACGATCTCGATATCGAAGCACAAGCGGCAGCGCGGGAAATCGGAGTTAAGTTTGAGCGGATTCAGATGCTGAATACCGATCCACTTTATATGGACACGCTTGCGGAATCGGTACGAACTCAGGATAAATGGCCATTTTAG
- the hemG gene encoding protoporphyrinogen oxidase, with amino-acid sequence MRGSGQPDRLVVIGGGISGLSSAFYLLREAEKRGRSIQVTIVDPAERLGGKVNTLKRDGFVIERGPDSFLARKTPIIDLAYDLGIEHELVGTNPGAKKTYILHRGKLYPMPTGLVLGIPTEITPFAKTGLLSWPGKLRALLDFVLPARREEGDESLGDFLSRRLGDEVMERVAEPLLAGIYAGDLRKLSLQSTFPQFREAERKHGSLIRGMRANKRKAAAAAASGAANLPPQLRSSMFLTFKGGLATMINALDSALSGVERKLGIKAVAFRINEPDIGEDGDSLYLPDSGAGTEAGGQPPAPYEILLSSGEILGADGIVITAPAYDAAELLEPHMETAALHAVRYVSVANVVMAFDKETFGLEFDGSGFVIPRSEGTTITACTWTSAKWLHSSPGDKVLLRCYVGRSGDEEVVDLPDDQLTEAVRRDIREIMGITAVPLFTEITRLHRSMPQYPVGHTQQVASLRASMAAQMPGVWVTGAAFDGVGLPDCIRQGKEAAARVYEALSRS; translated from the coding sequence ATGCGGGGAAGCGGACAACCTGATCGATTAGTCGTCATTGGCGGCGGGATCAGCGGACTGAGCTCCGCTTTTTATTTGCTGCGGGAAGCGGAGAAACGCGGACGCAGCATACAGGTTACTATCGTTGACCCGGCGGAGCGGTTAGGCGGCAAGGTCAACACGTTAAAACGGGACGGCTTCGTTATCGAGAGAGGGCCGGATTCTTTCCTGGCCCGTAAGACGCCGATTATCGATCTGGCTTATGATCTCGGTATCGAGCATGAGCTTGTCGGCACCAACCCGGGGGCCAAGAAAACATATATCCTTCATCGAGGCAAGCTGTACCCGATGCCGACGGGTCTGGTTCTGGGAATACCGACGGAAATTACACCATTTGCAAAGACCGGCTTACTCTCGTGGCCCGGGAAGCTGCGCGCTCTGCTGGATTTTGTGCTTCCTGCCCGCAGGGAGGAAGGTGACGAGTCGCTTGGCGATTTTCTGTCGCGCCGTCTGGGCGACGAAGTGATGGAACGGGTGGCCGAGCCCCTCCTTGCCGGGATCTATGCGGGCGATTTGCGCAAGCTGAGCCTGCAGTCGACATTCCCGCAGTTCCGCGAAGCGGAAAGAAAGCATGGGAGCCTAATCCGGGGAATGCGGGCGAACAAGAGAAAGGCAGCTGCAGCTGCGGCTTCCGGAGCAGCCAATCTGCCTCCACAGCTTCGCAGCAGCATGTTTCTCACATTTAAAGGCGGACTGGCTACGATGATTAATGCGCTGGATAGCGCGCTTTCCGGCGTGGAACGAAAGCTCGGTATCAAAGCGGTAGCCTTTCGAATTAACGAGCCTGATATCGGAGAAGACGGGGATAGCTTATATTTGCCGGATTCCGGCGCAGGTACGGAAGCTGGCGGACAACCTCCGGCACCTTACGAAATTCTCCTAAGCAGCGGCGAGATACTGGGGGCGGACGGTATTGTCATAACCGCACCGGCTTATGACGCTGCGGAACTGCTCGAGCCTCATATGGAAACAGCGGCACTGCATGCCGTACGTTACGTCTCGGTCGCCAATGTTGTCATGGCTTTCGACAAGGAGACCTTCGGTCTTGAATTTGACGGGTCGGGGTTCGTTATTCCCCGGTCCGAAGGTACCACTATTACGGCTTGCACCTGGACATCCGCCAAGTGGCTGCATTCGAGCCCGGGCGATAAAGTGCTGCTTCGCTGCTATGTCGGCCGTTCCGGAGACGAAGAAGTCGTCGATCTGCCGGATGATCAGCTGACCGAAGCGGTTCGACGCGATATCCGCGAAATCATGGGAATCACTGCGGTGCCCTTGTTTACGGAAATCACACGGCTGCATCGTTCCATGCCGCAATATCCCGTCGGACATACGCAGCAGGTTGCTTCCCTGCGCGCATCCATGGCCGCTCAAATGCCAGGCGTTTGGGTGACAGGCGCCGCGTTCGACGGCGTGGGCTTACCTGATTGTATCCGCCAGGGCAAAGAAGCGGCAGCGCGTGTCTATGAAGCGCTTAGCCGCAGTTAA
- a CDS encoding phosphatidylglycerophosphatase A translates to MSKSKLYSLNSEKVASATNEWLAKRGVTTKQIAELVMFLQKDYYPELTIEECELYVQAVLSKREVQNAVLTGIQLDLLAEEGKLMPPLQEMIENDEGLYGCDEILALSIVNVYGSIGFTNFGYVDKLKPGILKKLNDKEGAQCHTFLDDIIGAIASSASSRIAHRKQAEREGNMDLPLD, encoded by the coding sequence ATGTCCAAATCGAAATTGTACAGCTTAAACAGTGAAAAAGTCGCCTCAGCCACGAACGAATGGCTCGCCAAACGCGGTGTAACAACGAAGCAAATCGCCGAGCTCGTTATGTTCTTGCAAAAGGATTACTACCCGGAGCTGACTATCGAGGAGTGCGAGCTTTACGTTCAAGCCGTACTCTCCAAACGCGAGGTCCAGAATGCGGTGCTCACCGGCATTCAGCTCGATCTGCTGGCTGAAGAAGGCAAGCTGATGCCGCCGCTCCAGGAAATGATCGAGAACGACGAAGGTTTATACGGCTGCGACGAGATTTTGGCGCTTTCCATTGTGAATGTATACGGCAGCATCGGGTTCACCAACTTTGGCTATGTCGATAAGCTCAAACCGGGCATTTTGAAAAAACTGAATGACAAAGAGGGAGCGCAGTGTCATACGTTCCTTGACGATATTATCGGCGCCATTGCTTCGTCGGCCAGCAGCAGGATCGCTCACCGGAAGCAGGCGGAACGTGAAGGAAACATGGATCTGCCACTCGATTGA
- a CDS encoding GerMN domain-containing protein — protein MNYYRLFRRAALAGALALPILTTGCGLFSQEASKSIDPPQTGAQNVDSMINTAQTAAQGDQTQMTVYLKDDNGMLAPVTVQAALGAGEKAGQKALEMMVDGGPYANELPEGFQAVLPKGTQVKGFNIVADQKLAIVDFSKAFEDYNAADERHMVEAVTWTLTGMEGIQKVQIWLEGQKLNEMPVDGMPIDQPLTRAVGINLEAADGVNNYSQTTPVTLYFSAVTPNDQMYFVPVTRLVNRSDNRAKAAIQQMISGPADSRQLTAVMTPDVVVNSVTKKNDVVTIDLQDNSYQEGQQEPAEMLQAIVLALTENTGAAKVQIKLNGKTDIKDTNNQSYSQPVSAPQHVNAFKS, from the coding sequence ATGAATTACTATCGCCTGTTTCGCCGGGCTGCGCTCGCCGGAGCGCTGGCGCTGCCCATCCTGACCACCGGCTGCGGTTTATTCTCGCAAGAAGCGAGCAAATCGATTGATCCGCCGCAAACCGGTGCGCAAAACGTCGACAGCATGATTAATACCGCACAGACCGCCGCACAGGGCGATCAGACACAAATGACGGTATACCTGAAGGACGATAACGGTATGCTCGCTCCGGTTACCGTACAAGCCGCACTGGGAGCCGGAGAAAAAGCCGGCCAGAAAGCGCTCGAAATGATGGTAGACGGCGGTCCATACGCGAATGAACTGCCGGAAGGCTTCCAAGCGGTACTTCCGAAAGGGACTCAAGTTAAGGGTTTCAACATTGTGGCTGACCAGAAGTTGGCAATAGTCGATTTCTCGAAAGCGTTCGAGGATTATAACGCAGCGGACGAACGGCATATGGTTGAAGCGGTCACATGGACATTAACCGGAATGGAAGGCATCCAGAAGGTGCAGATTTGGCTGGAAGGACAGAAGCTGAACGAAATGCCGGTTGACGGCATGCCTATCGATCAGCCGCTGACCCGTGCGGTGGGCATTAATCTCGAGGCGGCGGACGGAGTCAATAATTACAGCCAGACAACGCCGGTCACGTTGTATTTCTCTGCCGTCACGCCAAATGACCAGATGTATTTCGTACCTGTCACCCGGCTCGTAAACCGGTCTGATAACCGGGCGAAAGCGGCTATCCAGCAGATGATCAGCGGCCCTGCCGACTCCCGCCAGCTTACCGCCGTCATGACGCCGGACGTCGTAGTCAACAGCGTCACCAAGAAGAACGACGTCGTAACCATCGATTTGCAGGATAACTCTTATCAAGAAGGGCAGCAGGAGCCGGCTGAAATGCTGCAGGCTATCGTTCTCGCATTGACTGAGAATACAGGCGCCGCCAAGGTCCAAATCAAGCTGAACGGAAAAACCGACATTAAGGATACCAACAATCAATCATACAGTCAGCCTGTGAGCGCCCCGCAGCATGTCAACGCGTTCAAGTCTTAA
- a CDS encoding OmpL47-type beta-barrel domain-containing protein produces MVYNSLDGRNWTKCESGTIEPLDGVAYVNGIFLAVGRSGTILASADGTTWTSRQSGTSKYLNEIAYGNGSYIVTGEDGTILTSPDGINWTSRSSGATLDLQGIAYGYRTFVAVGKAGTILQSSMSAPAPDNAAPITKYSVKPNWVNEGGKKYIKGYTVTLTATDNSSGVKITYYRINKGAWTVYTDPFVLYGSGNLDFYSEDNAGNKEAVY; encoded by the coding sequence ATGGTTTACAACTCCCTGGATGGAAGGAACTGGACTAAATGCGAGTCTGGCACCATAGAACCGCTAGACGGGGTGGCGTACGTCAACGGCATATTCTTGGCGGTGGGGAGATCCGGAACGATTCTGGCATCCGCTGACGGAACAACCTGGACAAGCCGCCAGTCGGGCACATCAAAATATTTAAATGAAATCGCATACGGAAATGGTTCATATATCGTGACGGGTGAAGATGGAACGATTCTGACATCCCCTGATGGAATTAACTGGACGAGTCGCTCTTCCGGCGCTACGCTAGATCTTCAAGGCATCGCTTACGGATACCGCACCTTTGTGGCGGTGGGTAAGGCTGGAACAATCCTGCAATCCTCCATGTCAGCACCTGCACCTGACAATGCTGCCCCCATAACCAAATACTCTGTCAAGCCAAACTGGGTCAACGAAGGGGGCAAAAAATACATCAAAGGCTATACCGTCACTTTGACCGCTACAGATAATTCGTCCGGCGTAAAAATAACTTATTACCGAATTAATAAAGGCGCGTGGACCGTCTATACCGACCCTTTCGTTTTGTATGGCTCGGGCAATTTGGACTTTTACAGCGAGGATAATGCCGGCAATAAGGAAGCGGTGTATTGA